CTCGAGGATGGACTGCTCGCGCATCCTGACGACGCGACCCGTGGGATTTCGGTCGATCTCGGCGCGGGCGTCGACCGACTCGAGGGTCCCGAGCAGCTGTGCCGAGGGCGGTTTCTGGGCTGCGCCACAGTCGTAGATGGTGAGCAGGCCGCGCTGGTCGCCGTCGCCGTCGTCATCGTCGCCGCCGTCCCCCTCGCGCTCGTAGATCACGAGGTGGGCGTGTCGCGGGAGCTTCCACCGGTTCTCGGCCGCGGGCTCGAGGTGGTTCATAGCTATGTGATCGTCCGCGACGGTAACGACTGTTGGGGTCGTCGACGTTCGTCGGACCGAGTGTTTTCCGTGCCGATCGAGTCGAGCCCAGACGTCGTCGTGCTCGCACGAAACACGGTGGGAGCTCGCCCGTCCTCGCGCGGACCTCGCCGTGGCTCGGTCCGCACTCGGGTGGAGTCGTCCCCACACCTCCCCTGGCTCACGGCTCACTCCGTTCGCCGTTCGCTCGTCGCGGTTCTCGCCGTTGGCTCCGAACCGCGCATCCGACGGCGCGGCGGCGTGTTCGTCGCGCCGTCGGCGCGACTCACGGATGCGCCGCTACCTGTGGCTCGGTCGTGGATTCAGAACCCGCAGCTGCTGGCCTCGAGTCATACGTTCTGTTGTGATTCGTTACCGGTGATCGCCGTCCCGTTCGAGCGATCACCGGTAACACGTTACAACGATCCGTCTCAGTCGTCCGCCGGAAGCGGCCGCTCGTCCGGTTCGAGCAGCGGCGTCCCGTCGGCTTTCGGGCCGAGTTGAGGGCCAAATGGCGGGTCGTCGGGGTCGATGACGCGTCGTTCCTCGTAGTCGGTCGAGCGTTCGACCGGAACGCGCCCGATCGAGGTGATGAGCTCGACGTAGTCGTCGAACGAGCGGAACTCGCCGTACTGGCCGCCGGCGCGCTTGGTGATCTCCTCGGAGAGGATCGTCCCCATGAAGTCGTCCGCGCCGCAGGTGAGCATCTTCAGCCCGCCTTCGTCGCCGTACTTGACCCACGAGGACTGGACGTGGTCGATGTTGTCGAGGAAGAGCCTCGAGACGGCGATCATGAGTTCGTCCTCGTCGCGGGTCGCCCCGCCAGAGACGACGCCGTGTTCGTAGAGGGGTGTGTTCTGGTGGACGAACGAGAGCGGGACGAACTCGGTGATCGCGCCGTCGACGCGCTCCTGGAGCCGGCGGATCTCCGCTAAGTGCATGACGCGGTGGGCCTCGTTCTCGACGTGGCCGTACATGATCGTCGCCGTCAGCCCCAACCCCACCGAGGCGGCCGCCTCCATCGCCTCGAGCCAGCCCGCCGTGTCGATCTTGCCGGGACAGATGACGTCCCGAACCTCGTCGACGAGGATTTCGGCGGCCGTCCCGGGAACGGTGTCCAGTCCCGCCGCTTTCAGCCGGCGGTAGACCTCCTCGTAGCTCCAGTCGGTCCCGCGGCGAGCATGGGCGGCCTCCTCGGGCGTCATCGAGTGGACGTGGACGCCGTCGACGCTCATCGCCCGGAGCTGGTCGACGTAGGTGCCGGGGTCGGTTTCGTAACGGTCTGGCGGGACGTAATCGATCTGCCTCGGGGCGTCGTGGGCCTCGAGCGCCTCGCGGTGTTCCTCGTCGAGCACCAGTGCGGGGTGGAGTCCGGAGACGGACGTGACCTCGTAGATGCCGCGGGAGACGGCGTCGCGGACGATCTCGCGCGAGTCGGCGGGCGTCTTGGTGAAGCCAGCGGTCTCGCCGTCGTACTCGTGCTCGAAGGTGTGCGCCGAATCCTTGAAGTTACAGAACAGACAGCCGACGGTGCAGGCCGTCGTCACGTTGTTGTTCAGGTTCGCGACGAAGGTCACCTCGTCGCCGACGACCTCCTGGCGTCGCCTGTCGGCGGCCTCGAGTACCTGCTCTTTTCGTCGCCAGTCGATCCCCGCCACGTCGGTTCCCGTCGTCAGCAGCTCGACGCCGTCTTCGACCGTTAGCCGGTCGCCGTTTCGTGCCTTCTCGAGGGCGTTCTCGAACGACTGGTCGGTTTCCGGTCGGTGGTCGAACTCGAGATCCGTCTCCGCCACCGGTCGGTCCATCGTGGATACGAATCCGTCACAGGGGCAAAAACGTGATGGATCGTCGGCCGTCGGCGGTCGAACTCGAGCGCGCTCCGGAACAGACCGAAAGCTTGTCGATGGAACAGGAGAGTAAGGGAAAGTGAGGAGAGTCATAATGGCCAAAACGTACAACGGCATGCGAATGCCGGAGACGCAGGATAGCATACTGTTGTTCATCGCGACGCTCGTCGTCGGCATTCTGTACGCGCTCGCGATCCTGACGATGGCGGGAGCCTTCTAACGGCTCGTCACGCCCGAACGGCTGACAGAGCGAGGGTCGAACGGATCCGACGCTCCGTCCATCGAACTACATCCCAGGGTGAACCGACCGTCACGGAGCCGCCGGCAACGTCCGACCCGGGCAGAAAACCTATCCGTCGCGACTCACATGGATACGCCTAATGACGGACGCCCGGATCGCCGTGCTGATCGCCGCCCACGAGGACCGGAACACGACGCGGAACTTCCGGCGCGAACTCGAGGGCTCCGTGAGCGAATTCCACGTCACCGAGGGGCAACTTCCGGCCGACTACGCCTACGACGCCGTCGTCGTCTCCGGCTCGCGGTCGTCGGTGTACGACGACGAGGCGTGGATCCAGCCCACAAAGGCGTGGGTTCGCGGCGCGATCGACCGCGATCTGCCGTGTCTCGGCGTCTGCTGGGGCCACCAGCTGCTCGCGGACGTCCTCGGCGGCGAGGTCAGACACATGGGCGCCTACGAGATCGGCTACAGCGAGATCGAACGCCTCGGCGAGTCGCGACTCCTCGAGGGGATCGGCCGTCGGTTCTCCTGTTTTACCTCTCACGAGGACGCGGTTGTCGAGCTCCCACCCGGTGCGCGACCGCTGGCCGAGAACGAATACTCGAACCACGGATTCCGAAAAGATCGCGTCTTCGGCGTCCAGTTTCACCCCGAGTACGATCAGAAGACGGCGCGCGAACTGACGCTGCGTAAGGAGTTATCCGACGAGCGCCGCGACCGGGTCCTCGCGAGCATCACCGAGGAGAACTACCGGGCGGCGTGTGCGGCGAAACTCGTCTTCGAGAACTTCCTCGAGTACGTTCGCGAGGTTCGGACGCTCGAGGTCGCAGCCGACGGTGATTCCGACGGCAAGGTCGTCGAATCGTAACAGCCGTCGTTCCGTTACGATCTCCTCGGTGTGTCGACGATTTACAGGAAGGAGACGTCCAGGAGATCGCGGGTCGGAACTTCGCCTTCGATTCGGGCGACCTCCTCGTCGATCTCGATCTCGATGTCCCGCCAGAAACGGAATACGTCAGCTTCACGCGTCCAGTCTTCGATGTCGCGTTCGCGTGGGTCTCGTTCGTCCAGGAACGTCAACACCAGTTCGGCCGTCGAGTCGTCTTCTCCGAGTGTGACCGTATTTGCAATCCCGACGTGGTTTCGGAACCGCCCCCGTTCCGGCTCGGTCTCGTCGGTTGGTTCCTCTACCATTGCGAAGAACAGGTCTCCAATGGAGGCTTCGTCCATCAGTAGGTCGAAGTCGGCGTCGACGTCTCTGTAGTCGCGCCGCTCGCCGTTGTTCGTGTCGATGATGTCCTCTACGACGACAACTGGGTTCTCTTCTCGTCTATCGTGAGCAATGACCACTGTCCCATCGATAACTCCTGCGGCCCACCGTTCGTCACTGTGCTCGTACAGTTCGAACCCGTCGTACTCTCCTCGGGAGCGAAGCCCCTCCTGTCGGAGGTCGTCGTCGAGTTCCTCTGCGTCGATATCACCGACGATAACATTAAATCCGTCTGACCAGCCACCGGTCGTCACCCGATCCAGTTCATCTGCGTAGAACCGGGTGAAATCGTACTCGAATGAATCGCGAATGCGGCCCCAGTCATCTCTAGAGAACGACGTCGAATACTCATCCAACGTCGAAGGTGAAAGCGACATGACAGGATACTGATCCGGAGCCCCAGCTAAATTGCGCGGATCGACGAGCCACTCTTCGACCTGGGACGCACCACCTCCGGTGAGGCTGCTGAGACAACCCGCCAGCCCGATCGTCGAAGTCACTCCAACCGCAGCCCCCATTTTCAGGATCCTCCTTCTCGAAACCATCAGTCCAAACTGAGTGTTTGAATTATAAATACTTTATTGGAAATAGATGATCTATCGATATGGTGTGTTATGACATGCACTGCCCGCCGTCTGTTGGATGTCGAGCCTTGGTCAAAAGATACCGGTGCAGTGAGGTGAGTACCTGGGCGGGTCGAGGTGAGCGTCTGCAATGCTCTACAGTACCAACTGAAACGGGTTACACACAACTCGCAGCTGAACGGCCAGTACTGGCCGCTGGATCGCGAACAGGTGTGCACTGACTTCAGTGGCTACTATAGCCGGCCGAACGCACTGCACGTCATCGTCGTGTCTCTCGGTGCAATGAGTTGGTTCCCTCGAGCGCCCGTTCGCGAGCGCGAGCAATCCGGAACCAAACTATTTTGGAGTAATGGCTATGAGAATACTCGACAATACGTCACGATAGGCAGGGAACCCTTGTTCGTTGCCCCCAGCGATCCTCTCCCCTGCCTCATCTCACTTTACAGTCCCACACTACCTACCGTTCAGTGAGCGTGTTGTCTCGCTCGGCCCAGATCGAGTGGCCGGGTGACGATGCGTGTTTCCCCCCTTTTCGGGTCCCGTCTGCCGGTAGCAACACGCTCATCTGTCGACCCGTCTGACTGGCAGATATACTCGCGAGTCACTGATTCGCGCTCCATCCGATGCGCTGGCGATACCGGGACACCGTCCTCACGCTCTGTACACTTGCCTTCTTCGCGACGATGGTCGCCCGGCTGGCGATCAGCCCAGTCGTCCCGGCGATCACCGACGAGTTCGCCGTCTCGAACTCCGTGATCGGCGTCGCGTTGACGGGGCTGTGGATGTCGTACTTCCTCTCGCAGTTTCCAAGCGGCGTGGCCGCCGACCGCTTCGGGGAGCGACCGATCATCCTCCTCGCGATCGGCGGCACGGCCGCCGCGAGTCTGTTCATCGCGCTCGCGCCCGTCTTCCCCGTCTTCGTCCTCGCGACGATCGCCCTCGGCTTCCTCGCCGGCCTCCACTACAGCGTCGCGACGGCGCTGTTGAGCCGCACCTACGACGACATCGGCACCGCCATCGGACTCCACAACGGCGGCGCGCCCGCCGCGGGCCTGATCGCCCCCGTCCTCGCCGCCTGGATCGGCGTCACCTACGGCTGGCGGCCCGCGGTCGCTCTCGGGACGCTCTTTGCCGTCCCTATCTTCGTTCTGTTCGCCTGGCGCGTCCGGCCCACGCCGCCGCGTCGTCCCGACCAACCGATGGGCGACCGATTCGAGCTGGGACCCGTCCTCGAGTTGCTCTCCCGGCGACAGATCGCTTTCACGGTCTGTCTCTCGATCCTGTGTGCGTTCGTCTGGCAGGGAACCGCCTCGTTTCTCCCGACGTTCCTCGTCGAACACCGGGGCTACTCGACGGAACTCGCCGGCCTCGTCTTCTCGGCGTACTTCGTCGTTCACGGGGTCACGCAGGTCGGTATCGGCGCTGCCTCCGATCGGTACGGCCGCCAGCCCACGGCGGCGGGCTGTGCGCTGGTCGCGGCCGTCGGATTCGCACTCTTCGTCGCCGGGTCCGAACCCGTGACGGTGGTCGCGGCCGTCGTCCTCGTGGGCACTGGAATGGGCTGGAGCGCCGCACTGTTGCCCCGCTTCATGGACCTGCTCTCCGAAGCCGAACGTGGGGCTGGCTTCGGCCTCGTCAGGACCGTCTACGGCGTCGTCGGCGCGCTCGGCTCTGTCGGCACGGGGCTGTTCGCCGACCTCTTCGGCTGGGGCGTCGCCTTCCTCGTTCTGGCCGGCCTCCTCTCGATGGTCCTCCTCGCGCTCGTCGCGAACCTGGTGCTCTCGCTGGGGTACTGACGGCTCCGACTCGAGTATTCACCTCATCCGTGTAAGGTATTTGCTCCTCGAGCACCCAGGAGGGAACATGAGACTCCGTACCGTCGCGTTTGCGTTCACCGGACTTATCGCCGTGCTCGTCGCGGTGAGCGTGCTGTTGACGCTGCTATTGCTCGTCGTCAAGCTGCTGACGGCGCTGCTCATCCCCCTGGTGACGCTTTCGGTACTGCTCCTCGCGCTGATCGGCTCCTACCGCGTGTTCATCTGGTCACGTCGACGTTCCGCGTCGGACGACGCCGACGCGGCGAGCGCCTCCGAAGAGCTGACGACCGACGCCCACCTCGAGCGACTCCGTGAGCAGTACGTCGCCGGCGAACTCACCGAGTCGGAGTATGAACGGAAACTCGAGCGAGTCCTCGGTACGGAGCCACTGGAGTCGACCGACGGGACGTCCAACCGAAGCCGGTCACTTTCGAGGCGACACTGACCGACCGGTCCTCGCCACCGTGTGCCAGCACCGTCTCGGGGCCGTCGACCGTCGGGCTTAACCCGTCTCGCTGGTATCGTACGACCGATGCAGCGACTGCACGCCCGCTATCCGTTCCTCGAGGTCGCCCGCGAGTCGGTCGCGGCGGCGGCCGTCGACCTCGCAGCGGTCGTCGAACAGGATCGGGACGTGGTCGACCGCGCCGCCGAACGGGTTCACACCGCCCTCGAGGACGGCCACACGGGCGAGCCGCGGCTGGACGCACGCACCGAGTTACTCTCCTACCCCGTCGCGCGGGTACTCGTCTCGCTCGTCGACGAACGAGTGCTCGTCCGACGGTACGCCCGCGCGGAGGCGGCCACGGCGTACGACCGGTTTACGGCCGACCTCGCGGACACGACCGAGCTCAAGAGCGTCGAGACGACCGGCCTCGACCGCGAGACGCTGCTCGCGGAGTTCGACCTTGAGTCGGCCGTCAGGGAGACCGACGACGGCTACCGGGTCGACGTCGGGGCGTACCTCACCCTCGCCGCGGACCTGTGGGGCGACGAGTGGCGACTCGTCAACCGGGCGCTGGCAGACGGCGAGGTGCCGGTCGACGAAGGCGAACTGCTCGAGCTCCTGCGCGAGGCGATCCGCGAGCGAATCGAGGACGGCCTGCCGTTCGAGGTGCCCGAGGCGATCGCGACGGCGCTCGAGGCAGAGGTCGAGGCGATTCGGGACGCGCTCGCCGACCTCGATCTCACCCGCGAGATCGACACCGTCGTCCCCGACCTGTTCCCGCCGTGTATGAAGGCCTTGCTCGACGACGTCCAGAAAGGTGAGCACCTCCCACACCACTCCCGATTTGCGATCACCTCGTTCCTGGCCAGCATCGGGATGGGTACCGACGAGATCGTCGACCTGTATCGAGTGAACTCTTCGTTCGGCGAGGAGATGACCCGTTACCAGACCGACCACATCCGCGGGGAGACCTCGCCGACTGAGTACTCGCCGCCCTCGTGTGCGACGATGCAGTCCTACGGCGACTGCGTGAACAAAGACGACCTCTGTGAGCGGATTCCCCACCCGATGGCCTACTACGAGCGGCGGCTGGACGACGCCGACGACGACGACCTCGAGGACTGGCGCGAGGCGCGGGCCGACGACGACTGACGGCGTCGCGCTACGATTCGATCTTCTCGACGATCTCTCGCGCCTGCTGCTCGGCCGTTTCCTCGCCGACGTGCTTCTCGATCAACACGCTGGTGACCTCCCAGTCGTCCTCGTCCTCGAGCCGTCCGGTGCGTACCTCGCTGGCCTCCGAGACGGACTCCGCTGGGTCCTTCGCCCAGTCTGGCGTTCGGATCTCGTCGTACCGATCCGGATCGCGAAATCGGACGTGGACGTAGCCACCTTCAGTCTCGACCTTCTCGACGGCTGGTGGCTCGCCCATGGCGGTTCCACTCCATCGGGAGACATACGTCTCGGCCCTGAATGTACCTCGTCGAGAGAACGGACAGGTGGTCGTCGACCGTTCGGCCGACGGGTGCGAATCCATCACCGGACGATCTATGGAGTCTCGACGCTCGCCCGCTCGGCCCATCGACGAGGCCGTCCAGTCGTTCGGTACGCGACGGCGGGCACACTCGTGCAGGACGCTTACTGGCGGCGACGCCCAACGGCCAGCTATGGAGACGCCACCCGAACTCGAAGCAGCCGCGGGCAACCGCGACGACGTCGCGATCGCCGTCCGCGAGTACGACGACGAGACCATCGTCACGGTCGATTTCGGCCCCGTCATCGGCGAGCCGACGCTCGACGTGGTCGACGACACGGCGATCGTCGTCGTCGACGGGACGCACCTCGAGTTCGACGTCCCGCCCGAGGCGACCGACGTCATCGTCAACGACGGAATCCTGACGATTCGTGGCTGACTCGCGTCCATCTCGTCGCTACGCGTCGCTCGCAGGTGTTGAATCACGACACGCCAGGACTGGGATTTGAACCCATAGGAAGACGTTCCGGGCGTGCGGCCTCACTTCGTTCGGCCGTTCCGGGGCTGCGACTTCCAGGGCCTCAAATCCCACTCGTTCGGTTCCTGCCGCTCACGAGTTGTTCGCGGCAGAAACGCCAGGACTGGGATTTGAACCCAGAATCCCGAAAGGGAACACGCTTTCCAGGCGTGCGCCTTACCGTTCGGCCATCCTGGCTCACTCGAACGTAGCGGGGTCGGTCGTTTAACTGTTACGAGAAGCGCCCGCGCCGTCGGCGGTTCACTTCCGGGCTCGTTCTGCCGCCCACTCGGCGATTCGGTACTCGAGGACGTACGCGCTCGCGGCGGCGCCGGCCCCGACGAGGAGGGCGACGGCCGCCCCCTGGATGATCGTCACAAGCGGGCCGGCGACGAGGGCGTACCCCTGGGCGAGCACGAGAAAGGACAGAACGCCCACCGCGCCCCACAGGAGTGCCGATTTGACGCGGCGGTTCACGCTCACTCGAGGCTGGCGATCGCTTCGACCTCGACGCCGACGCCCTTCGGGAGGTTCGCCACCTCGACGGCGCTGCGGGCCGGCGGCTCCTCGTCGAAGTAGCCCGCGTAGGTCTCGTTCATCTCCTCGAAGTCATCGATGTCGCCGAGGAATACCGTCACCTTGAGGACGTCCTCAGGGCTCGCGCCACCCTCCTCGAGGACGGCGACGAGGTTGTCGAGCGCCTGTTCGGTCTGGGCGGTGATCGATTCGTCGGCGAGCAACTCGCCGTCGGTGGTCAGCGGAATCTGGCCCGCGGTGAACAGCAGCGAGCCGTTCGTCGTTGCCTGGCTGTACGCCCCGACCGCCTCGGGAGCCTCGTCGGTGCTGACGATGCGTTTCATGACGCAACCGTCGTCGCGATCACCCTTAAAAGGCGGCGGAACGCGTCGCGGCGTTGTGGCGGCCCGGACGGGCCGGTGACGGCACCGGTTGACGGTGGAGTCGAACGGCTGTACCGTCGACCCGAGGAGAGCGTTTTTGCCCCGTTGCGTGGTACGACCCCGGTACGTCCTGGGGAGACCCGGACGGCGAACGAATGACCGACGATCGCCGGCAACGACACGGACGTTCCGAGCTCGCCCACCTCTTACAGCGTCTCCGCCGCGGCGCTCGTGAGTCGGTCTATCTCGATCCGGGGTTCGTGGCGATCGACACGCGGGCGCTGGCTGCGTTCCGAGTGTCGGCCGGGCTGCTCATCATCGCGGACGTCCTCCTTCGATCTCGAAACTTTACGTTCTTTTACACTGAAGACGGAGCCGTGCCTCTCTCGCTGGCACAGCAGATGTCAGCCGATGGGGCGTTCTCGATCTTCTACTACACGACGAACTCGACCGTGATCGCGGCGCTGTTCGTACTCCACGTACTGATCGCCCTCCAGTTGATCGTCGGCTACAGGACGAGACTCGCGACGATCCTCTCGTTCTTGCTGGTGATCTCGCTGGATCACCGAAACCCGCTCGTTCTCAGCTACGCCGACACGCTCTTTCGAATGCTTCTCTTCTGGGCCATCTTCCTCCCGCTCGGCGAACGCTGGTCGGTCGACGCCCTGTACGCGGACTCTCGGCCGCGAGAGCAAATCTCGAGTCTCGCCTCCGCGGCGATCCTGATACAGATCGTCTACATGTACGTTCTCAACGGCTACCACAAGCGAGAGTCGGAGCTATGGACTGGCGGCGAGGCCACGCCGCTGATCATGGGGCTCGACGACACGACGTTCCTGCTGGGCGAGTTCACTCGGAACGTCCCGACGCTGCTCCGGTACGGCGGGCTGACGTGGTACTACATGCTCCTGTTCGCGTGGCTCCTCTTGCTCTTGCGCGGTCGAGCACGCACGCTCCTCGTCGCCATGTTCGTCGGCGGCCACGCGTCGTTCGCGCTCACGGTCCGAATCGGGGCGTTTCCGTACGTCGCGATCGCGGGGCTGTTGCTGTTCTTGCAGTCGCCGTTCTGGGAGGACCTGACCGCCCTGCGTCGGTACGCTTCGTCCGGTCGGCTCCGGGCCGATCCGCTCCGATCGACCCTCGTGCGACTCGGAGCGACGTTCCCGCGACTCCGATTCGGGATCGGTCCGGAAACGCGCGCCTCGCTCGCTCGAGCCGGCAGGATCGGTTCCACCGTCGTCGTCGCCATCGCCGTCGTCTCGATCCTGGTGATTCCGGCGCTCGGTCACCTCCCCGTCGCCAACAGCCTCGAGGACGACGACGGCCCGGCCGAACGGATCGACGACACCGCGTCGAAACTGGGCGTCAGCCAGCCCGTCTGGACCGTCTTCGCCCCACACCCGCGGACGTCCGACAGCTACTACGTCTTCCCGGCGGTGGACGAAAGCGGCGACCGGATCGACGCCTACAACGGCCGATCGCTGACGTACGAGCGGCCCTACGACGAGCTACAGCGTCAGTACGACACGTACCGCGAACGGTTCTACATGAGCAGTGTGAGCCGTGGCGGCCCGGACGACGTCGTCTCCGAGACGCTCGCCGACCACCTCTGTTCGACGTGGGAGGACGAACACGGCGAATCGCTCACCCACCTCAATATGTACGTCGTCGTCGAAGACGTGACCCTCGAGACGATCGACAACCCGGAGAACCGTGACCGGGACGTCCGGCGGTTTTACACTCACGGCTGTGACGACAACGAGCCGAAAGCGATCGATCCGCCATAACCGAGCGAGGACCAACCGTGAGCTGTGAGTCAGGGAAGCATCAGTACAGAAGCTGCTCGAGCTGGTGACGACGGCGCTCGAGGTCGACCGCCGGCTCGATCGACGGGTCGGCGAGTAGCCGGTCGATGATCAGTAACGGGTCCGCGCCTGCACGCTCGACGCGCTCGAGCAGCGTCTCGAGGGCCGCGCGGTTCGTCACGAGCGAGTCACAGCGTCCGAGCGCGAGCGCCAGCGGAACCGCCGCGGACCGGTTCGTCGGAAACGCGTCGCTCACCCGCGAGAAGTCGGGGTCGTCGGGGTTCTCGCTCGAGTCGACCGTGAGACAGGTCGTGCAGATCGACGCCGCCCCGGTGTCGCCTGGAGCGTACTCGCGTGCGTCTGTCGGAATCGAAAAGTCGACCACTGCGCCACCGCACGCCGAACAGGCCATCCGCGCTAGTCGTCGCCCGGAACGCCGCTGGCGGCCGTCTGCTTGGGCTCCTCGTCGGCTTCGGCCTTCTTCCGCTCTTCGGCTTCCTCCTGCTCTTTCTTCTCTTTGATCTTCTTCAGCCGGAAGATCTCCTCGCGTTCTTGCTCCTCGAGTTTCTGCTCGATGTACTCTTTGCTCTCGTAGAGGTCGGGCAGGAGTTTGAACTCGAGGGCGTTGACGCGCCGTTTGGTCGTCTCGATCTCTCGGAGCATCTTCTTCATCGCCGTCTCGACCTCGGCGGCGAGGATGATGCTCTCCAAGAGGTCCTCGTAGGCCTCCGCGGCTTCGTCGATTCGCGCCGAGGTGCCGAGCACGCCGTAGCCGCGCTGATCGAGGCTCTTCGAGACGCTCGTCGACTCGATCTGCGGGACGACGACGCCCATGATGTTCTTCGACTCGGTCGTGATCTCGGGGTGTTCCTCGAGCGCGGCGGCGGCCCCGCGAACCGCGACGTCGCCTTCCATCGCCCGGGCCATGTTGATTTTCTTCTGGGCGCGCTCGTAGTCCGAAGAGAGCTCTCCGCGAACGTCCTGGGCTTTATCGAGGATGTCCATGAACTCCATGATCAGCCCGTCGCGTTTCTTCTCGAGCGTGCTGTGACCCCGCTCCGAGAGATCGATCCGATCGTCGATCGCCATCAGGTTCTTGCGGGTGGGCTTGACGTCCGTGGCCATGTTGGTCGACGCTTGTGTGCCGAGGCGGTTAACCTTTTTCAGTCGTCCCGGCGGGTACGCGCCCCTGGTGTGGGTGTGTGCGTTCGATCGACGCCGTCCGGGCGAACGCACTTTACTACTGCCAGCCTATCATTTCCTCGAGCGTATGCCACGTTCGCAGTCGACCTCGGCCGTCGACCGTCCCAATGCCCCTGGATCACCAGACGTCGCCTTCGTCGCCGCCACGGGCGTCTACGCTGCCGTCGCGCTCGTCGGCGCTACCGTCGCCGCGGCCCTCACACTCGAGGCGTCGACGGCGACGATCGTCGGGAGCATCGCGTCTGCGGCCACGGTCGGGCTCCTCGTCGGCGCGGTCGGCTCGAGTCGGCTCGAAAGACTCCCCGAGCGACTCGGCAGCCGGCCGCGCTCGCCCGCGCTCCCGTTCGTCCCCCCTGTCGCGTTCGCTCTCGCCACGG
This portion of the Natronobeatus ordinarius genome encodes:
- the cofH gene encoding 7,8-didemethyl-8-hydroxy-5-deazariboflavin synthase subunit CofH codes for the protein MDRPVAETDLEFDHRPETDQSFENALEKARNGDRLTVEDGVELLTTGTDVAGIDWRRKEQVLEAADRRRQEVVGDEVTFVANLNNNVTTACTVGCLFCNFKDSAHTFEHEYDGETAGFTKTPADSREIVRDAVSRGIYEVTSVSGLHPALVLDEEHREALEAHDAPRQIDYVPPDRYETDPGTYVDQLRAMSVDGVHVHSMTPEEAAHARRGTDWSYEEVYRRLKAAGLDTVPGTAAEILVDEVRDVICPGKIDTAGWLEAMEAAASVGLGLTATIMYGHVENEAHRVMHLAEIRRLQERVDGAITEFVPLSFVHQNTPLYEHGVVSGGATRDEDELMIAVSRLFLDNIDHVQSSWVKYGDEGGLKMLTCGADDFMGTILSEEITKRAGGQYGEFRSFDDYVELITSIGRVPVERSTDYEERRVIDPDDPPFGPQLGPKADGTPLLEPDERPLPADD
- a CDS encoding type 1 glutamine amidotransferase; its protein translation is MTDARIAVLIAAHEDRNTTRNFRRELEGSVSEFHVTEGQLPADYAYDAVVVSGSRSSVYDDEAWIQPTKAWVRGAIDRDLPCLGVCWGHQLLADVLGGEVRHMGAYEIGYSEIERLGESRLLEGIGRRFSCFTSHEDAVVELPPGARPLAENEYSNHGFRKDRVFGVQFHPEYDQKTARELTLRKELSDERRDRVLASITEENYRAACAAKLVFENFLEYVREVRTLEVAADGDSDGKVVES
- a CDS encoding MFS transporter, giving the protein MRWRYRDTVLTLCTLAFFATMVARLAISPVVPAITDEFAVSNSVIGVALTGLWMSYFLSQFPSGVAADRFGERPIILLAIGGTAAASLFIALAPVFPVFVLATIALGFLAGLHYSVATALLSRTYDDIGTAIGLHNGGAPAAGLIAPVLAAWIGVTYGWRPAVALGTLFAVPIFVLFAWRVRPTPPRRPDQPMGDRFELGPVLELLSRRQIAFTVCLSILCAFVWQGTASFLPTFLVEHRGYSTELAGLVFSAYFVVHGVTQVGIGAASDRYGRQPTAAGCALVAAVGFALFVAGSEPVTVVAAVVLVGTGMGWSAALLPRFMDLLSEAERGAGFGLVRTVYGVVGALGSVGTGLFADLFGWGVAFLVLAGLLSMVLLALVANLVLSLGY
- a CDS encoding SHOCT domain-containing protein, coding for MRLRTVAFAFTGLIAVLVAVSVLLTLLLLVVKLLTALLIPLVTLSVLLLALIGSYRVFIWSRRRSASDDADAASASEELTTDAHLERLREQYVAGELTESEYERKLERVLGTEPLESTDGTSNRSRSLSRRH
- the priL gene encoding DNA primase regulatory subunit PriL gives rise to the protein MQRLHARYPFLEVARESVAAAAVDLAAVVEQDRDVVDRAAERVHTALEDGHTGEPRLDARTELLSYPVARVLVSLVDERVLVRRYARAEAATAYDRFTADLADTTELKSVETTGLDRETLLAEFDLESAVRETDDGYRVDVGAYLTLAADLWGDEWRLVNRALADGEVPVDEGELLELLREAIRERIEDGLPFEVPEAIATALEAEVEAIRDALADLDLTREIDTVVPDLFPPCMKALLDDVQKGEHLPHHSRFAITSFLASIGMGTDEIVDLYRVNSSFGEEMTRYQTDHIRGETSPTEYSPPSCATMQSYGDCVNKDDLCERIPHPMAYYERRLDDADDDDLEDWREARADDD
- a CDS encoding Rid family detoxifying hydrolase, with the protein product MKRIVSTDEAPEAVGAYSQATTNGSLLFTAGQIPLTTDGELLADESITAQTEQALDNLVAVLEEGGASPEDVLKVTVFLGDIDDFEEMNETYAGYFDEEPPARSAVEVANLPKGVGVEVEAIASLE
- a CDS encoding HTTM domain-containing protein; its protein translation is MTDDRRQRHGRSELAHLLQRLRRGARESVYLDPGFVAIDTRALAAFRVSAGLLIIADVLLRSRNFTFFYTEDGAVPLSLAQQMSADGAFSIFYYTTNSTVIAALFVLHVLIALQLIVGYRTRLATILSFLLVISLDHRNPLVLSYADTLFRMLLFWAIFLPLGERWSVDALYADSRPREQISSLASAAILIQIVYMYVLNGYHKRESELWTGGEATPLIMGLDDTTFLLGEFTRNVPTLLRYGGLTWYYMLLFAWLLLLLRGRARTLLVAMFVGGHASFALTVRIGAFPYVAIAGLLLFLQSPFWEDLTALRRYASSGRLRADPLRSTLVRLGATFPRLRFGIGPETRASLARAGRIGSTVVVAIAVVSILVIPALGHLPVANSLEDDDGPAERIDDTASKLGVSQPVWTVFAPHPRTSDSYYVFPAVDESGDRIDAYNGRSLTYERPYDELQRQYDTYRERFYMSSVSRGGPDDVVSETLADHLCSTWEDEHGESLTHLNMYVVVEDVTLETIDNPENRDRDVRRFYTHGCDDNEPKAIDPP
- a CDS encoding DUF6276 family protein — its product is MACSACGGAVVDFSIPTDAREYAPGDTGAASICTTCLTVDSSENPDDPDFSRVSDAFPTNRSAAVPLALALGRCDSLVTNRAALETLLERVERAGADPLLIIDRLLADPSIEPAVDLERRRHQLEQLLY
- a CDS encoding V-type ATP synthase subunit D, with product MATDVKPTRKNLMAIDDRIDLSERGHSTLEKKRDGLIMEFMDILDKAQDVRGELSSDYERAQKKINMARAMEGDVAVRGAAAALEEHPEITTESKNIMGVVVPQIESTSVSKSLDQRGYGVLGTSARIDEAAEAYEDLLESIILAAEVETAMKKMLREIETTKRRVNALEFKLLPDLYESKEYIEQKLEEQEREEIFRLKKIKEKKEQEEAEERKKAEADEEPKQTAASGVPGDD